A genomic region of Serratia fonticola contains the following coding sequences:
- the deoC gene encoding deoxyribose-phosphate aldolase encodes MKEIKNKRQEKIMNETIHRFARLIDLSAVQATSTEADVRACAELATRYNIISVHVLPCWTRFLSTLLPQQGQGEVMIGGPVGFPSGGHATDIKVQEVRQLIADGAREVDMVVNIGKVLSGDYDYVREDLRRVVQAAAPVPAKVILETHYLNEEQIRRICDIAVEVGMKWVKTSTGWAPTGATAEKVSIIADQLKGRIDIKGAGGIRDLETVRKLYQLGVRRFGMSLGAVTTVFAQLEQNPDLFPELNSN; translated from the coding sequence ATGAAAGAAATTAAAAACAAACGACAGGAAAAAATCATGAATGAGACCATCCACCGTTTTGCACGTTTAATCGACCTGAGCGCAGTACAGGCAACCAGTACAGAGGCTGATGTACGTGCCTGCGCTGAACTGGCAACCCGCTATAACATTATTTCAGTACATGTACTGCCCTGCTGGACGCGCTTTCTCAGCACGTTACTGCCGCAACAGGGACAAGGTGAAGTGATGATTGGCGGCCCAGTAGGTTTCCCCAGCGGTGGGCATGCCACTGACATCAAGGTACAAGAAGTACGGCAGCTTATTGCTGATGGAGCCAGAGAAGTGGATATGGTTGTGAATATTGGCAAAGTTCTGTCAGGGGACTATGACTATGTGCGTGAAGATCTGCGGCGCGTGGTGCAGGCCGCAGCACCGGTTCCGGCAAAGGTTATTCTGGAAACACACTACCTCAATGAAGAGCAAATCCGACGCATTTGTGACATTGCCGTAGAAGTCGGCATGAAATGGGTGAAAACCTCCACAGGCTGGGCCCCTACAGGGGCCACAGCCGAAAAAGTCAGTATCATTGCAGACCAACTTAAAGGTCGGATCGACATCAAAGGCGCGGGTGGCATTCGTGACCTGGAGACCGTGCGCAAACTCTACCAACTTGGTGTTCGCCGCTTTGGGATGAGCCTGGGCGCAGTAACAACCGTATTCGCTCAACTTGAGCAAAACCCTGACCTTTTCCCGGAACTGAACTCGAATTAA
- a CDS encoding DeoR/GlpR family DNA-binding transcription regulator, with product MLPLERHRLIIELLGQFGVMRVSEIAQATHVSRETIRRDLSELERRGVLNRSHGGALLAESSSSMARVSHPEVPIWDIQGSFQQRTLRHSEGKMRIARKALQLLQPGDTVLLDSSSTSWFLARQIPEMALTVITPSVSILQALMSRRSLHLIGLGGDFSPTEEAFFGETTVRMLREYAIDTLFFSCQGLERDSGLYAGTEAHAALLKQMMRAARRVVALLDGSKLGRLGVARIGGLGELDCLITEAFDDPLLEKEMTWHNVGLQIA from the coding sequence ATGTTACCGCTGGAACGTCATCGTTTGATTATAGAGTTGTTAGGTCAATTTGGTGTGATGCGGGTTAGTGAGATAGCGCAAGCGACTCATGTATCCCGGGAAACTATTCGTCGTGATCTGAGCGAGCTGGAACGACGAGGGGTTTTAAATCGTAGCCATGGAGGGGCTCTGCTGGCAGAGAGCTCATCATCCATGGCCAGAGTAAGTCACCCAGAAGTTCCTATATGGGACATACAAGGGAGCTTTCAGCAACGAACCCTGCGACACAGTGAAGGCAAAATGCGTATTGCACGTAAGGCATTACAGCTACTGCAGCCAGGCGACACGGTTTTACTGGACAGTAGCAGTACCAGTTGGTTTTTGGCTCGCCAGATACCTGAGATGGCGTTAACGGTTATCACGCCATCCGTCAGTATTCTACAGGCACTCATGAGCCGCCGTTCATTGCATCTGATTGGACTGGGGGGAGATTTCTCCCCGACTGAGGAAGCTTTCTTCGGTGAAACCACGGTACGAATGCTTCGGGAATATGCCATTGATACCCTTTTTTTCTCCTGCCAAGGGCTGGAACGTGACAGTGGCTTGTATGCGGGAACAGAAGCTCATGCCGCGCTGCTGAAACAAATGATGAGAGCCGCTCGTCGGGTTGTCGCGTTGCTGGATGGCAGCAAATTGGGGCGACTGGGTGTGGCACGGATTGGTGGGCTAGGGGAGTTGGACTGTTTAATCACCGAGGCGTTTGATGATCCGCTGCTGGAAAAAGAGATGACCTGGCATAACGTTGGCTTACAAATCGCCTGA
- the alsE gene encoding D-allulose 6-phosphate 3-epimerase yields the protein MRYYISPSLMCMDMMKLTEQLHFLNTKADRLHVDVMDGHYVKNLALSASFVAQIRPYTSLPIDVHLMVEEPMAFIPALIKAGADTISVHPETVCREAFRVISTLRHAGKQVGMVLNPATPIETLQHYLHLLDKVTVMTVDPGYAGQPFIPEMVDKITQLHQIKQVRGLNFLIEVDGSCNRETYCELLGAGAQVLIMGSSGLFLPNVPLEQAWESMSQDLAETLRSPALI from the coding sequence ATGCGTTATTACATTTCTCCATCGCTCATGTGCATGGACATGATGAAGCTGACCGAACAGTTGCACTTCTTGAACACAAAAGCCGACAGGCTACATGTCGATGTGATGGATGGGCACTATGTCAAAAACCTGGCATTGTCGGCCAGCTTCGTTGCGCAAATCCGCCCTTACACATCGTTGCCGATCGATGTTCATCTGATGGTAGAAGAGCCCATGGCGTTTATTCCCGCTCTGATTAAAGCGGGCGCGGACACGATTTCGGTTCATCCAGAAACGGTTTGCCGAGAAGCTTTCCGTGTGATCAGCACGTTACGTCATGCCGGTAAGCAGGTTGGCATGGTGCTTAATCCAGCAACGCCGATTGAGACCTTACAGCATTATTTGCATTTGCTCGATAAGGTTACCGTGATGACCGTGGATCCAGGATATGCAGGCCAGCCTTTTATTCCCGAAATGGTCGACAAAATCACGCAACTTCACCAGATAAAGCAGGTACGGGGACTCAACTTTCTTATTGAAGTGGACGGCTCATGCAACCGTGAGACTTATTGCGAGCTGCTGGGGGCGGGTGCACAGGTGCTGATTATGGGCAGCAGTGGTTTGTTCCTCCCGAATGTACCGCTAGAACAGGCTTGGGAAAGCATGTCCCAGGATCTTGCAGAAACACTTCGCTCTCCGGCGCTGATCTGA
- a CDS encoding ribokinase, giving the protein MSGKVCVFGSFNFDMVARVDRFPVPGESLVASGSMTSAGGKGANQATAALKAGANVHYIGKIGDDTFGHFARRHLKDVGFNAVTLLMTNEVSTGNALIYVAGNEAENMIAVDPGANMTVTDDEIAGCIPAISCADVVLVQLENNLSAIEQVVDAGKISGAFVVLNPAPWQPVDDAFLAKIDLLTPNATEARLMTGCRVDDIAGAGEAADALHAQGARNVIITLGANGALLSEQGVKTHIPCFPSHPRDTTGAGDAFNGALAARLACGESLHTATRFAAAYAAVSVEKQGASSLPDYEEAQERLLRATSNYEMA; this is encoded by the coding sequence ATGTCAGGCAAAGTCTGTGTTTTTGGTTCATTTAATTTCGATATGGTTGCCCGGGTCGATCGCTTTCCTGTTCCTGGTGAGTCGTTAGTGGCGTCAGGGAGTATGACCAGTGCTGGTGGAAAAGGGGCTAACCAGGCGACAGCCGCGCTTAAGGCCGGGGCGAATGTTCACTATATCGGAAAGATTGGTGACGATACGTTCGGTCATTTTGCACGTCGTCATCTGAAGGACGTGGGTTTTAATGCCGTCACTTTATTGATGACTAATGAAGTCTCTACCGGAAATGCCCTTATTTATGTTGCGGGCAATGAGGCCGAGAACATGATAGCGGTCGATCCCGGCGCGAACATGACTGTCACTGATGATGAAATCGCTGGCTGTATTCCCGCTATCAGTTGTGCTGATGTAGTGCTGGTTCAGTTGGAGAATAACCTTTCAGCCATTGAACAAGTGGTTGATGCTGGCAAGATATCCGGCGCCTTCGTGGTGCTTAATCCTGCACCGTGGCAACCCGTTGATGATGCATTTCTGGCCAAAATCGATTTGCTGACGCCAAACGCCACGGAGGCTCGGTTGATGACCGGATGCCGTGTGGATGATATTGCGGGGGCTGGCGAAGCCGCCGATGCGCTGCACGCACAGGGGGCCCGGAACGTCATCATCACGCTTGGCGCCAATGGCGCACTGCTCAGTGAACAAGGTGTGAAGACCCATATCCCCTGTTTCCCTTCTCATCCCCGCGATACGACAGGCGCGGGTGATGCCTTTAATGGCGCACTTGCTGCTCGCCTTGCCTGTGGCGAATCCCTTCATACCGCTACCCGATTTGCGGCAGCCTATGCCGCCGTGAGTGTCGAAAAGCAAGGTGCCTCCTCATTACCCGACTACGAAGAAGCTCAGGAACGTCTTTTACGTGCCACCTCGAATTATGAGATGGCATGA
- the fucP gene encoding L-fucose:H+ symporter permease codes for MSTLITDKVDKATVHNEKLDTSAYLSHTPWLQFLLVCCLFALWGMAGNLNDILIAQFKKGFDLTDTQTALVQSIFFLGYFFVALPAAALIKRYSYKVAIIIGLCLYALGCFLFVPAAQIMTYGAFLACLGVIACGLSFLETSANTYSSLLGPIQSSTQRINFSQIFNSLGVIFGVLIGQVMVFGENDPSHEELLLMPADVAEAARHQMVGQVVGPYLIIGSVLVVLALVFVFIKFPSCKGAQTQQKQVPAESIGSTLKRLFAMPRFRLGILSQFLYVGAQVGVWSFTIRFVQLVQQGTSEHSATYWLLASLVIYAIGKTVATWLMNRLNPASLLGAFALAATVLLLIAVFSSSMLAVYALIMVSFCMAPCWPTNFGLVIKGMGKDTQTAGSIVVMSIIGGAVIPLVMGIISDLNGGNMQIAFIAPLLCFAYVAFYGFWCVRKGV; via the coding sequence ATGAGTACACTGATAACTGACAAAGTGGATAAAGCGACTGTTCACAACGAAAAGCTGGATACCAGTGCCTATTTGTCACATACGCCCTGGCTACAGTTTTTGCTTGTTTGCTGCCTGTTTGCGCTATGGGGTATGGCTGGAAATCTGAATGACATTTTGATTGCGCAGTTTAAGAAAGGGTTTGACCTGACGGATACACAGACCGCGCTTGTGCAGTCGATTTTTTTCCTGGGCTACTTTTTTGTCGCATTGCCCGCGGCGGCGCTTATCAAACGTTATTCGTATAAGGTAGCGATTATTATTGGGTTATGTCTGTACGCTTTGGGGTGTTTCCTTTTTGTGCCCGCGGCCCAGATCATGACCTATGGCGCTTTCCTCGCCTGTCTGGGCGTCATTGCCTGTGGCCTCTCTTTCCTAGAAACCTCTGCCAATACCTACTCAAGTTTGTTAGGGCCGATTCAATCCTCCACACAGCGTATTAATTTCTCGCAGATCTTTAATTCTCTGGGCGTTATTTTCGGCGTACTCATTGGGCAGGTGATGGTCTTTGGCGAAAACGATCCCAGCCATGAGGAATTACTGTTGATGCCAGCCGATGTGGCAGAAGCGGCACGCCATCAGATGGTTGGCCAGGTTGTTGGACCCTATCTGATCATTGGTTCTGTGCTTGTTGTGCTGGCGCTGGTCTTTGTCTTTATAAAATTCCCGTCATGTAAGGGGGCGCAGACTCAGCAGAAGCAGGTACCCGCAGAAAGTATCGGCTCTACACTGAAGCGTCTTTTTGCGATGCCGCGTTTTCGTCTTGGGATCCTGTCGCAGTTCCTGTATGTCGGTGCGCAGGTGGGGGTATGGAGTTTCACCATTCGTTTTGTCCAGCTCGTGCAACAGGGTACCAGTGAGCATTCTGCGACCTATTGGTTGCTTGCCTCTCTGGTTATCTATGCCATCGGGAAAACAGTGGCTACCTGGTTGATGAATCGCCTGAATCCGGCCTCCTTGCTGGGTGCCTTTGCATTGGCGGCGACGGTACTGCTGTTGATTGCTGTATTTAGCAGCTCAATGCTGGCCGTTTACGCGCTGATCATGGTGAGTTTCTGCATGGCGCCGTGCTGGCCGACTAACTTTGGTCTGGTCATTAAAGGGATGGGGAAAGATACGCAAACTGCTGGCTCTATCGTGGTCATGTCGATCATCGGTGGTGCAGTCATCCCGCTAGTTATGGGCATTATCTCTGATCTGAACGGTGGCAATATGCAAATCGCCTTTATTGCCCCTCTGCTGTGCTTTGCTTATGTCGCTTTCTATGGTTTCTGGTGTGTACGTAAGGGGGTATAA
- a CDS encoding VOC family protein, protein MRELIRKIAHVGYQVSDLSQSLAFYEPLGFEIQQRFSKPSPQGKIDVAFLEMGGAVLELYQLPAGTAFDVPRCGIEHLALEVSDLDAVVTALETLNYPLDEGPVQEGQVRFLLIRGPDGERLEFDEFRG, encoded by the coding sequence ATGCGTGAACTTATTCGGAAAATCGCCCATGTTGGCTACCAAGTGAGTGACTTGTCGCAATCTTTGGCATTTTATGAACCATTGGGGTTTGAGATACAGCAGCGTTTTAGCAAACCCTCTCCGCAAGGGAAAATTGACGTAGCATTTCTCGAAATGGGGGGTGCTGTTCTGGAACTGTATCAGTTACCCGCGGGGACTGCTTTTGATGTGCCTCGCTGTGGTATTGAGCACCTTGCGCTGGAAGTCAGCGATCTTGATGCAGTTGTGACGGCGCTTGAAACGTTGAATTATCCACTTGATGAAGGGCCGGTACAAGAAGGTCAGGTGCGTTTCTTATTGATCCGGGGCCCGGATGGTGAGCGTCTCGAGTTCGATGAATTTAGGGGTTAA
- a CDS encoding DUF2138 domain-containing protein: protein MTDDNNNITSVTRRSRFKYGFWVIGVILGISAAVWGFQRFLISPNSISPPKELVWHNDLKIDLRHPDVLIESESLSRLPKDLLTIPFLHDTLTEDFVFYYQNNADRLGITGSLRRIIFEHELTLRDNLLETLLDQPANIALWHDERGRLDRFMAVIKLSGLARLLEPLVKIAADDTQLARMDFAPLKVGNEAISVYQLRYGVSKPLLFASYGDNLLLFSDLAMLYDQQTPSQESSEVISALLNGDTLWQQSFALKTHDAANSPASGADKTAHRISISANYLGFGYQRFVPAFAGVRFEMQPQGWASYLALNDASTAENAAFDFSPIWKTMPMGASLCLALPVSHSVPEYLLQRIDTLSDEAEATTATSLTMSGASGLCWYPDSHLYTPLIVSRLETPADEQIDTKLATLFATVIGAREKQPVPVLATRKNQAHLWQRDVSSRYGQYPASESGAAQNLVGSRFFRVSLARHDQTLLFSLDDQLVNKALQTLDKNFPPIADVLPAQGVVSAYMAPEALSGLLKQEAFASLPKNVEPIFYNAAQTHLLPKLSALAGQRRYALVLPADTQVKESWQWLPLQWQGL from the coding sequence ATGACCGATGATAACAACAATATTACGTCTGTAACGAGACGCAGTCGCTTCAAATATGGATTTTGGGTTATCGGCGTTATTCTAGGTATTTCTGCCGCCGTATGGGGATTTCAGCGGTTTTTAATATCGCCAAATTCTATTTCACCGCCTAAAGAATTGGTCTGGCATAATGATCTCAAGATTGATCTACGCCACCCTGATGTATTGATAGAAAGCGAATCTTTGAGCCGATTGCCCAAAGACCTGCTGACTATCCCATTTCTGCACGACACGCTGACGGAAGATTTTGTTTTCTATTATCAAAATAATGCCGATCGTCTGGGGATTACCGGTAGCCTGCGGCGTATTATCTTCGAACATGAATTAACGCTGCGCGATAACCTACTGGAAACGCTCCTCGATCAACCCGCTAATATTGCTCTCTGGCATGATGAGCGCGGCAGGCTGGATCGCTTCATGGCGGTGATCAAGCTGAGTGGATTGGCGCGTCTGTTGGAGCCGCTAGTCAAAATAGCGGCAGATGATACCCAACTGGCACGTATGGATTTCGCTCCCTTAAAGGTAGGGAATGAAGCAATCTCAGTGTATCAATTGCGTTATGGTGTGAGTAAACCGCTGCTGTTTGCCAGCTACGGCGATAACCTGCTGCTGTTTTCCGATCTTGCCATGCTGTATGACCAGCAAACACCTTCCCAAGAGTCATCTGAGGTTATCAGTGCATTATTGAACGGTGACACACTCTGGCAGCAGAGTTTTGCCCTTAAAACCCATGATGCTGCCAATAGTCCAGCCTCGGGCGCAGATAAAACGGCTCACCGTATTTCAATCAGCGCGAACTACCTGGGTTTTGGCTATCAGCGCTTCGTCCCCGCATTTGCCGGTGTCCGGTTTGAGATGCAACCACAAGGATGGGCGAGCTATCTGGCGTTAAATGATGCCTCAACGGCAGAAAACGCCGCGTTTGATTTCAGCCCTATCTGGAAAACCATGCCGATGGGAGCCAGCCTTTGCCTTGCCCTGCCGGTCTCACACAGTGTGCCGGAATATCTGTTACAGCGTATTGATACGCTTAGCGACGAGGCAGAAGCTACGACTGCCACATCGCTGACGATGAGTGGGGCCAGCGGTTTGTGTTGGTATCCAGACTCACATCTTTATACGCCGCTGATTGTCAGCCGGTTGGAAACCCCTGCGGATGAGCAGATCGATACCAAACTTGCGACACTGTTTGCTACGGTGATTGGGGCCAGGGAAAAACAGCCTGTCCCCGTGTTGGCCACCCGTAAGAACCAGGCCCACTTGTGGCAGCGTGATGTCAGCTCTCGTTATGGCCAGTATCCTGCCAGTGAATCTGGCGCTGCGCAGAATCTGGTTGGCAGCCGTTTCTTCCGCGTCAGCCTGGCGCGCCATGACCAGACACTGTTGTTTTCTCTGGATGATCAACTGGTGAACAAGGCTTTGCAGACGCTGGATAAAAATTTCCCACCGATTGCCGATGTCCTGCCTGCACAAGGCGTTGTTTCTGCCTATATGGCCCCGGAGGCGCTGTCCGGGTTACTCAAACAGGAGGCCTTTGCCAGCCTGCCCAAGAACGTGGAACCCATATTCTATAATGCGGCACAAACCCACTTGTTGCCTAAGTTGAGCGCGTTGGCTGGGCAACGGCGCTATGCGTTAGTCCTGCCCGCGGATACGCAGGTGAAGGAGTCCTGGCAATGGCTACCGTTACAATGGCAGGGGTTATGA
- a CDS encoding DUF1175 domain-containing protein — MLLCAWPVQAEDTVTPLDPEQSRIFRAWFVRIAEEQLNQGPSARWYQQDCAGLVRFAANESLKIHDSKWLRANGLSNRYLPPELSITPQQRLFAQRWQQGEGKQGPYVDAIKLIQFNSQLIGRNLHQAQPGDLLFFDQGDDQHLMIWMGRYIAYHTGTSTPTDNGMRAVSMQQLMNWKDTRWIPDESNPNFIGIYRLGFLSR; from the coding sequence ATGCTGCTCTGTGCTTGGCCGGTGCAGGCTGAAGACACGGTGACGCCGCTGGATCCTGAACAGTCCCGTATATTTCGAGCCTGGTTTGTGCGCATTGCCGAAGAACAGCTCAACCAGGGGCCCAGTGCGCGCTGGTATCAACAAGATTGTGCGGGTTTGGTGCGGTTTGCGGCCAATGAGTCGCTGAAAATTCACGACAGTAAATGGCTGCGAGCAAATGGTTTATCCAATCGTTACCTTCCTCCTGAATTGAGCATCACCCCACAGCAACGCCTGTTTGCCCAACGTTGGCAACAAGGTGAGGGTAAGCAGGGGCCTTATGTTGATGCCATCAAGCTGATTCAATTCAATAGTCAGTTGATAGGGCGCAATTTGCATCAGGCCCAACCTGGCGATCTGCTGTTTTTTGACCAGGGTGATGATCAACATTTAATGATTTGGATGGGCCGCTATATCGCCTATCACACGGGAACGAGCACCCCGACGGATAACGGAATGCGTGCGGTAAGCATGCAACAATTGATGAACTGGAAGGATACCCGATGGATACCCGACGAATCGAACCCCAATTTCATAGGCATTTATCGCTTGGGTTTTCTGTCACGATGA